The following are encoded in a window of Castanea sativa cultivar Marrone di Chiusa Pesio chromosome 5, ASM4071231v1 genomic DNA:
- the LOC142634251 gene encoding putative germin-like protein 2-1 produces the protein MASSILLSGILALFFTAALASDPSPLQDFCVADTNSQVLLNGLACKDPKMVDANDFSSSGLQIAGNTSNPAGSKVTPMTAAQIPGLNSLGISLVRIDNAPWGINPPHTHSRATEISTVLEGSLEVGFVTSNPQNRLITKVQQKGDVFVFPIGLMHYQRNFGNGSAVAIAGLSSQNPGVVTIANAVFGSKPHISSEILVKAFQLDNNVINYIQSKF, from the exons CACTGCTGCGTTGGCATCGGATCCTAGCCCTCTCCAAGATTTCTGTGTCGCTGACACAAACAGTCAAG TGCTCCTGAATGGTTTGGCTTGCAAGGATCCTAAGATGGTTGATGCCAATGACTTTTCAAGCAGTGGACTTCAAATAGCAGGCAACACATCAAACCCCGCAGGGTCAAAGGTGACCCCAATGACCGCTGCACAAATCCCAGGACTCAACTCTCTTGGTATTTCTCTTGTCCGTATTGACAATGCACCATGGGGTATTAACCCTCCCCACACTCACTCTCGTGCTACCGAAATCTCAACTGTCTTGGAAGGTAGCCTTGAAGTTGGGTTTGTCACATCTAATCCTCAGAACCGCCTAATCACAAAGGTGCAACAGAAGGGTGATGTGTTTGTATTCCCAATTGGTCTCATGCACTATCAAAGAAATTTTGGTAATGGAAGTGCTGTTGCCATTGCTGGTCTAAGCAGTCAAAACCCTGGTGTTGTCACAATTGCCAATGCAGTGTTTGGGTCCAAGCCTCACATTTCGAGTGAAATTTTAGTGAAGGCCTTCCAACTGGATAACAATGTTATCAACTATATCCAGTCTAAGTTCTAG
- the LOC142635544 gene encoding uncharacterized protein LOC142635544 — protein sequence MGKGNGPRIFELRKEISSLTQEDLTINAYYTKFKGLWDEFSNYRTCTYGHQVEDCTLSFLMGLNETYAAVRRQILLMDLVPPLRKVFSLLLQDEKQRKVGAGKKALVDEAATLAALGAKPSNAKNYTKSKTGRPQCTHCGVMGHVVDKCYKLHGYPLGLPNGDMVKVTHIGTIQVSTTLTLDHELQHWKMIGLVKRQGGLYTLQCTGSVTLPSFVSEVLSKLSSFLCNKSVNTCNLDSSNNDITSNNVVRLWHYRLGHPSSQRLALLNAIVPKLNSCNNIKSFDCYVYALAKQHKLPFPISTSVSLSCFDLVSIKVLRIDNGPEFALYTFYASKVILHQLSNKSKFDPRAKACIFLGYPFGTKGYKLYDLSTKSVFLSRDVIFKESVFPFKHWLSKPVPFPSSTSHSMFPCQPSIPESIPPVSTEFSLPFSPIDTTVPPDEFPDLVHPDLEPSPLVIDPPPVPSVVAAPLPNMPIVRRSTRSHKPPTYLHDYHCNLASVHVLALTSLMPSHDSSFSDSLGILYLLSSTLSYAKLSTTHRAFSVALTVAKEPTSYAQALTDPLWQAAIKAEIDAFQANHT from the exons ATGGGGAAAGGTAATGGACCTAGAATCTTTGAGTTGAGAAAGGAGATTAGTTCTTTGACTCAAGAGGATTTAACCATCAATGCATACTACACCAAATTTAAGGGACTTTGGGATGAATTTTCCAATTATAGGACATGTACCTATGGTCATCAAGTAGAGGATTGTACTTTGTCTTTCTTGATGGGGTTGAATGAGACTTATGCAGCTGTTAGAAGGCAGATTCTTCTTATGGATCTTGTGCCTCCCTTGAGAAAAGTATTTTCTCTTTTGCTTCAAGATGAGAAGCAACGAAAGGTGGGTGCTGGGAAGAAAGCCTTGGTTGATGAAGCAGCAACATTGGCAGCTCTAGGAGCTAAGCCTAGTAATGCCAAGAATTACACTAAGTCCAAAACTGGAAGACCACAATGCACTCATTGTGGAGTCATGGGACATGTAGTTGACAAATGCTACAAACTACATGGCTATCCTCTTGG GCTTCCTAATGGTGACATGGTTAAGGTGACTCATATTGGAACTATTCAAGTTTCAACAACCTTAACTTTAGACCAT GAATTACAGCATTGGAAGATGATTGGGTTGGTTAAGAGGCAAGGAGGTCTTTATACCTTACAGTGTACTGGTTCTGTCACCTTACCATCTTTTGTTTCAGAGGTTTTATCCAAATTGTCATCTTTTCTTTGTAATAAGAGTGTCAATACTTGTAATCTTGACTCTTCCAATAATGATATTACTTCAAATAATGTTGTTAGATTGTGGCATTATAGATTGGGTCATCCTTCTTCACAAAGATTAGCTTTGTTGAATGCTATTGTACCTAAATTGAATTCTTGTAATAACATCAAGTCTTTTGATTGCTATGTCTATGCTTTAGCTAAGCAACACAAATTACCTTTTCCTATTTCTACAAGTGTTTCTTTatcttgttttgatttg GTTTCCATCAAAGTACTTAGGATTGACAATGGACCTGAGTTTGCTCTTTATACCTTTTATGCTTCAAAAGTTATCTTACATCAACTGTC GAACAAATCCAAGTTTGATCCTAGGGCAAAGGCATGCATTTTTCTTGGTTATCCTTTTGGCACCAAAGGGTATAAGCTGTATGATTTGTCCACTAAATCAGTTTTCCTTTCTAGAGATGTCATCTTTAAAGAATCTGTCTTCCCCTTTAAGCATTGGTTGTCTAAGCCTGTTCCTTTTCCTTCTTCCACTTCTCATTCTATGTTTCCATGTCAGCCTTCAATTCCAGAGTCCATTCCTCCTGTTTCTACAgaattttctcttcctttcagTCCTATTGACACAACTGTGCCCCCTGATGAGTTTCCAGATCTTGTTCATCCTGATTTGGAACCTTCTCCACTTGTCATTGATCCTCCACCTGTTCCTTCTGTTGTTGCTGCTCCCTTGCCTAATATGCCAATTGTTAGGAGGTCTACTAGGTCCCATAAACCTCCTACATACCTTCATGATTATCACTGCAATCTTGCTTCTGTTCATGTCTTGGCCTTAACTTCACTTATGCCTTCCCATGATTCCAGTTTTTCTGACAGTCTAGGTATACtttatcttctttcttctaCTCTCTCATATGCTAAACTATCTACTACCCATAGAGCTTTTTCTGTTGCCTTGACTGTCGCCAAAGAACCTACCTCATATGCTCAAGCTTTGACTGATCCCTTGTGGCAAGCTGCCATAAAGGCTGAGattgatgctttccaagctaATCACACTTAG